In Candidatus Omnitrophota bacterium, the genomic window CGCTGGGACCTCGACCCGCGCTGTATCGTTCCGAAATACCGTCCTGCACAAAAATGACGGCCCGCCAATAAGGAGGAGGCCGGATTTTTCGCTAACCTCTGCGGAATTATATGTTGACGAAGCTGATAATCAAATTGCGTTGCTGGGCCGGCTTCCATGAACGGGGCGGCGCGATCCAGGTCATCTTCAACGTCCGCGTTTTGACCTGCCGGCATTGCCGCAAGGCGTACGCAAGCAAACGATTATAAAATAACCACGCATGTATGAAAGCAGTCAGCATCAAGCTCGACCACAAAGAGTGCCAGACCGACATCGAGGTGAGCATCGCCGTTACCTATTTCCTCAAAGGCGAGGGCAAGAAGGAAAGCATCACGCTGTGCGACGACCACTACTTCCGCATCCCGAAGCCGAACAAGCGGAACCTGGAGGACATCCGGCGCGGAAAGCGGCCGAAGCTCAAGGCGCCGAAGCTCATCAGCAAGCGCTAGGGTATGCAGGACGTCACGCTCATCGTCAAGACCTTCCAACGGCCGGATTGTTTGCGCCGCCTGATGGAGAGCGTGCGTTCCTTCTATCCGACCCTCCCCGTCATCATCGCCGACGACGGAGAGACGGAAGCCGGCTATACGGATCCGTACACGACCGTCATCCGCCTGCCTTTCGACACCGGCCTGAGCGCCGGCCGGAACGCGGCGCTGGCGGAGTGCAAGACGCCGTACTTCCTGCTCGTGGACGACGACTTCATCTTCATCCCGCGCACGGACATCGGCCTCATGCGCCGCCTCCTGGAGCAGGAAGGGCTGGACATCCTTGCCGGCGCGCTCACCCAGGACGGCGGCAAGACCGTGGACCACTACGAGGCCGACCTGGTGCGGGAAGGCCCGACGCTCCGCTATGTCCCCTCTCCTCCCCAGGAAGGACCGGTCACGCGCCATGACCTCGTGTTCAACTTCTTCCTGGGCCAGACGGATCGCGTTTCGGCCGTGGGCTGGGAGCCGGAGCTGAAGCTGGCCGAGCACACGGACTTCTTCCTCCGCGCCAAGGCCGCCGGCCTCAAGGTCGGCTACTGCCCGCTCATCGTGGCCGAGCACGGGCGCGAGCGTCCGGGGAATTACGGCCAGTGGCGCCGGCGCGGTGGTGAATACTTCAAGCGTTTCATGGCCCTGCGCGGCCTTACGCGCGTGGAGAACGTCCGGGGAGAAGTGACCACCATCCCTTCCAGGACGGGTGTCACCTTCCTCATCACGACCTTCGGCCGGAAGGAGAGCCTGTTCCGCCTGCTCATGTCCATCGCCCGCCACGCGCCCGACGCCGTGATTTGCATCGCCGACGACGGGAAGCCGTTCGACGCGAAGTGGTACCGGAGCGCGTTCGCCCAGCTGGAAGCCGCCGGACTGCGGAACAAGCCGACCGCCTGGAACGTCGGCTGGGACAAGGGACTGAGCTACAAGCGCAACTTCCTCGTCGCCAAGGCGCAAAGCCCGTTCGTCCTCATCCTCGAAGACGATTTCATATTTACGGAGGAGA contains:
- a CDS encoding glycosyltransferase, translated to MQDVTLIVKTFQRPDCLRRLMESVRSFYPTLPVIIADDGETEAGYTDPYTTVIRLPFDTGLSAGRNAALAECKTPYFLLVDDDFIFIPRTDIGLMRRLLEQEGLDILAGALTQDGGKTVDHYEADLVREGPTLRYVPSPPQEGPVTRHDLVFNFFLGQTDRVSAVGWEPELKLAEHTDFFLRAKAAGLKVGYCPLIVAEHGRERPGNYGQWRRRGGEYFKRFMALRGLTRVENVRGEVTTIPSRTGVTFLITTFGRKESLFRLLMSIARHAPDAVICIADDGKPFDAKWYRSAFAQLEAAGLRNKPTAWNVGWDKGLSYKRNFLVAKAQSPFVLILEDDFIFTEETDVSALRQILEHDTTIGIAGGGVRNDAGNLTRFVGDVKYSARKREIRLRRRKKLDWSALPWEAERTYARVGVIPNFFLARRVALLENQWDPDIKIHGEHSDFFLRFSGWGVAYVPSVTVEHAHFKDPEYEAFRRRKEFLAVMLKKWNADRLVIFGTAQEPDGQGGVRTYRAYNE